In Pleuronectes platessa chromosome 4, fPlePla1.1, whole genome shotgun sequence, the following proteins share a genomic window:
- the tent2 gene encoding poly(A) RNA polymerase GLD2 — protein MFPRGAAPRGRSAHSHGPYPPAPVTRYYDYNIQRPAAANSFNVPGLERLPTYEWKPPPPTSQVAPLYTAPQSNRRKRQFEEYSPHVVKRQRLDSSTHPKTGSTSVRVPPRPCRPDQVFAGSSQSSFSGFHPSPHPNPWPQVPPVPENPIRLQNYTKDKLSTQMMELFEACQQQLSDLTWKEMCRARLQQDIQRVYAARLYLTGSSMSGFGCRSSDADLCLVLQVQKRPDAINMLSVLQRLFKTLPYVERTQLIRAKVPILRFKEKDSNLEFDLNINNLTGIRNTFLLRSYAYADLRIKPLILVIKKWARHHQINDASKGTLSSYTLVLMILHYLQTLNEPVLPSLQRDHPECFNPCMDIDMVPEAPKHIPPFISRNQSSLGDLLLGFLKYYATNFRWDRHVISVREARAFPKNNSKEWRNKYICVEEPFERNNVARAVHEKIKFDTIKDQFAESFRILRERKDLDSILPVSFVINRESAGRR, from the exons CTTTAATGTTCCTGGTCTAGAGAGATTACCCACATATGAATGGAAACCCCCACCACCTACCTCTCAGGTCGCCCCTCTGTACACAGCACCCCAGAGCAACAGGCGCAA GAGGCAGTTCGAGGAATACAGCCCCCATGTCGTGAAACGCCAACGCCTGGACTCCTCTACCCACCCAAAGACAGGGTCCACGTCAGTTCGGGTCCCTCCCCGTCCTTGTCGTCCAGACCAAGTGTTTGCTGGGTCCTCGCAATCGTCCTTCTCTGGTTTTCATCCCAGCCCACACCCCAATCCCTGGCCTCAGGTGCCTCCTGTCCCAGAAAACCCCATCCGCCTGCAGAACTATACCAAGGACAAG CTGAGCACTCAGATGATGGAGCTGTTTGAGGCATGTCAGCAGCAACTTTCAGATCTGACCTggaaggagatgtgcagagctcGGCTGCAGCAAGACATACAGCGAGTCTATGCAG CACGACTTTACTTGACTGGATCTTCCATGAGTGGATTTGGCTGCCGCAGCAGTGATGCTGATCTGTGTCTGGTCCTTCAGGTTCAA AAAAGACCTGATGCTATTAATATGCTCTCTGTACTGCAAAGGCTGTTTAAAACACTCC CTTATGTAGAAAGGACCCAGCTAATCCGAGCCAAAGTGCCAATCCTCAGGTTCAAAGAAAAAGACAG TAATCTGGAGTTTGATCTAAATATCAACAACCTAACGGGCATCAGAAACACATTCCTTCTGAGGAGTTACGCTTATG CTGATCTCAGGATAAAGCCCTTGATTCTCGTCATCAAGAAGTGGGCACGGCATCACCAAATCAATGATGCCAGCAAAGGAACATTAAGCAGCTACACACTGGTGCTAATGATCCTGCACTACCTGCAAA CTCTTAATGAACCTGTCCTTCCTTCTCTGCAGAGGGACCACCCA GAGTGTTTCAATCCCTGCATGGACATCGACATGGTTCCAGAGGCACCCAAACACATCCCCCCCTTCATCTCTAGAAACCAGTCTTCTCTAGGAGACCTGCTTCTGGGCTTCCTTAAATACTATGCCACAAACTTCAG GTGGGACAGGCATGTGATCTCTGTTAGAGAGGCCAGAGCTTTTCCCAAGAACAACTCCAAAGAGTGGAGAAACAAATACATATGTGTGGAAG aGCCATTTGAAAGAAATAACGTTGCCAGAGCTGTCCATGAGAAGATCAAGTTTGACACCATCAAAGATCAGTTTGCAGAG TCATTTCGGATCCTCCGTGAGAGGAAGGACCTGGACTCGATCCTCCCAGTCAGCTTTGTCATTAATAGAGAGTCTGCAGGCAGGAGATGA